A window of Arctopsyche grandis isolate Sample6627 unplaced genomic scaffold, ASM5162203v2 HiC_scaffold_791, whole genome shotgun sequence contains these coding sequences:
- the LOC143922191 gene encoding uncharacterized protein LOC143922191: MQQQAPKAYIIVSNDKNEIQKTSAYTAKTLSSIIKTCLGPRAMQKMVLTKINSIEMSNDGNSILREMDVNHPSARCLIELSRTQDEECGDGTTSVLIFASELLNQIVPHLKTLHPIKVCNILRKAKDICINHLNTIAMEAAESDLINIVTSSVATKLCCVLKLPIPELALRSVQLIKSSIDGRIDVKNDIKIEKILGNFDECEIIEGIILEKEIIHSQMRRSIENPKILILDMPLEYRKGESVTNMEFSNKNDFTRALEIEEEQIHKMCGYIVDTGADIVITEKGISDLALSILYEKQITAIRRIKKSDSNRISKATGATVLNRLEDASPKHLGEAGMFEYVKIGKEYFCKLSKCKNPKAISVILRGPTRDVLTEIERNFMDAVKVARNVLLNPKLVPGGGASEMSMALKLNNSNDKEEKIIFRECGVALKVIPSILSTNSGNGICLDVINELEKKQNKDGPYFGINGITGEISDMKNIVLEPLVVKTQCIKSGFEAVMQILRVDGIIESKSK; this comes from the coding sequence ATGCAACAGCAAGCTCCTAAAGCATACATTATTGTGtcaaatgataaaaatgaaatccaAAAGACTTCTGCTTATACAGCTAAAACTCTTTCCTCAATAATCAAAACCTGCCTCGGCCCAAGAGCTATGCAAAAAATGGTTTTgactaaaataaattcaatagagATGAGTAATGATGGAAATTCTATTCTAAGAGAGATGGATGTAAATCATCCATCTGCTAGGTGTCTTATTGAACTTTCCAGGACTCAGGATGAAGAATGTGGAGATGGTACAACATCCGTCTTAATTTTTGCTTCTGAACTGCTTAATCAAATTGTTCCTCATCTTAAAACTTTGCATCCTATAAaagtttgtaatattttaagaaaAGCTAAAGATATTTGTATTAATCATTTAAATACAATAGCAATGGAAGCTGCCGAGTCCGATCTAATTAATATAGTGACTTCTAGTGTAGCGACTAAATTATGTTGTGTTTTGAAATTGCCAATTCCAGAACTTGCTTTAAGATCAGTACAGTTAATTAAAAGTTCTATAGATGGCAGGATTGATGttaaaaatgatattaaaattgaaaaaattttagGAAATTTTGATGAATGTGAAATAATAGAAGGAATTATATTAGAAAAAGAAATTATTCATAGTCAAATGAGAAGGTCTATTGAAAAcccaaaaattttgattttagatATGCCATTGGAGTATAGAAAAGGGGAGAGTGTAACTAATATGgaattttctaataaaaatgattttacacGGGCTTTAGAAATAGAAGAGgaacaaatacataaaatgtgtGGATATATTGTTGATACGGGTGCAGATATTGTTATAACAGAAAAGGGTATAAGTGATTTGGCATtgagtattttatatgaaaaacaaataaCGGCTATTAGAAGAATAAAGAAATCTGATTCGAATAGAATATCCAAAGCTACAGGTGCAACTGTTCTAAATAGATTAGAAGATGCCTCACCAAAGCATTTGGGAGAGGCTGGTATGtttgaatatgtaaaaatagGAAAAGAATATTTTTGTAAGTTGAGTAAATGTAAAAACCCAAAAGCTATAAGTGTTATTTTAAGAGGCCCTACTAGAGATGTTTTAACAGAAATTGAAAGAAATTTTATGGATGCTGTTAAGGTTGCAAGAAATGTTCTTTTAAATCCTAAGTTGGTCCCTGGTGGTGGTGCTTCTGAAATGAGTATGGCATTAAAACTTAATAATTCTAATGacaaagaagaaaaaataatttttagagaATGTGGTGTGGCACTTAAAGTGATACCATCTATCTTATCAACAAATAGTGGAAATGGAATATGCTTGGATGTTATTAATGAACTTGAGAAAAAGCAAAATAAGGATGGCCCTTATTTTGGAATTAATGGAATAACAGGGGAAATTTCagatatgaaaaatattgtgCTAGAGCCATTAGTTGTAAAGACACAATGCATTAAAAGTGGGTTTGAAGCAGTTATGCAGATACTCAGAGTTGATGGGATTATTGAAagtaaatctaaataa